A portion of the Luxibacter massiliensis genome contains these proteins:
- a CDS encoding (2Fe-2S)-binding protein, translated as MDVGFILNGKQVSVEAKGDTILLDVLRQLGCHSVKCGCETTNCGLCTVWIDGKSRLSCSILAASAEGREITTLEGVQEEAEEFGRFLANEGAEQCGFCSPGFIMNVLAMMRELESPGKEEIKAYLAGNLCRCTGYMGQLRAIEKYIQHKKEVQA; from the coding sequence ATGGATGTGGGATTTATTCTAAATGGGAAACAAGTATCAGTTGAGGCAAAAGGAGACACAATTCTTCTGGATGTACTGCGCCAGTTGGGGTGCCATAGTGTGAAATGTGGCTGTGAAACGACAAACTGCGGCCTTTGCACTGTCTGGATTGACGGAAAATCCCGCCTTTCCTGTTCCATCCTGGCGGCAAGCGCTGAGGGAAGAGAGATTACCACCCTGGAGGGCGTACAGGAGGAAGCGGAAGAGTTTGGCAGGTTTCTGGCAAATGAAGGGGCGGAACAATGTGGATTTTGTTCTCCGGGATTCATTATGAATGTCTTAGCCATGATGCGGGAGCTGGAGAGTCCAGGCAAAGAAGAGATCAAGGCTTATCTGGCTGGCAATTTATGTAGGTGCACAGGCTATATGGGGCAGCTGCGTGCCATTGAGAAATATATCCAGCATAAGAAGGAGGTGCAGGCATGA
- a CDS encoding xanthine dehydrogenase family protein molybdopterin-binding subunit, which produces MRVVNQPVPKVDYEALVTGKGVYTDDLAPADCLIVKVLRSPHAHALIKDIQVSRAEAVPGIECVLTYKDCPDKRFTMAGQTYPEPSPYDRLILDQRMRFAGDAAAVVAGSSKEAVDRALKLIKVKYEVLEPVLDFRKAKDNPILVHPEDNWRSLCPVGADNKRNLCAHEEDSSGDIESVLAACAHVVDRVYHTKANQQAMMETFRTFTYLDTYGRLNIVSSTQVPFHVRRILATALDIPKSKVRVLKPRIGGGFGAKQTVVAEVYPALVTWKTGKPAKIIYTREESFIASSPRHEMEVHVRVGADSEGIIKGIDVYTLSNTGAFGEHGPTTVGLSGHKSIPLYGRAEAFRFVYDVVYTNVMSAGAYRGYGATQGIFAVESAVNELAGKLGMDPTVLREKNMVREGQQMPAYYGETANSCALDRCLKRAKEMIGWDSKYPRRDMGNGKVRGIGVAMAMQGSGISAVDTASVSLKVNDDGFYSLLIGATDMGTGCDTILAQMAAECLDCEMGDIVVHGVDTDTSPYDCGSYASSTTYVTGMAVVKTCETLRGKICQAGARYLGCDTEDVEFDGDKVINLKTGECITRADIGNRAMCNNEEALYASEAFTSPISPPPFMAGIAEVEIDTETGGIELIDYAAAVDCGTVVNPNLARVQTEGGIAQGIGMALYEDIVYSKKGKNYSNSFMQYKIPSRLDVGAIRVEFESSYEPTGPFGAKSIGEIVINTPPPAITNAIWNATGVQIRELPATVEKIFWGLKGK; this is translated from the coding sequence ATGAGAGTTGTGAACCAACCCGTTCCAAAGGTAGATTATGAAGCCCTGGTGACAGGGAAGGGCGTTTACACAGACGATCTTGCCCCTGCAGACTGCCTGATCGTAAAGGTGCTCAGAAGTCCCCATGCACACGCCCTGATAAAAGATATCCAAGTGTCCAGGGCTGAGGCAGTGCCGGGAATTGAATGTGTCCTTACTTATAAAGACTGCCCTGATAAGCGTTTTACTATGGCAGGGCAGACGTATCCAGAGCCAAGTCCTTATGACAGGCTGATTCTGGATCAGCGTATGCGGTTTGCAGGGGATGCAGCCGCGGTAGTGGCGGGTTCCAGCAAAGAAGCAGTTGACAGGGCGCTTAAATTGATTAAGGTCAAGTACGAGGTGCTTGAGCCGGTGCTGGATTTCAGGAAAGCTAAGGATAATCCCATTCTTGTACATCCCGAGGATAATTGGAGGAGCCTGTGCCCGGTAGGCGCAGATAATAAGAGGAACCTCTGTGCCCATGAGGAGGATTCCTCAGGGGACATTGAGTCGGTTCTTGCCGCCTGTGCCCATGTGGTTGACAGGGTTTACCACACAAAGGCGAACCAGCAGGCGATGATGGAGACGTTCCGTACCTTTACATATCTGGACACATATGGCCGGCTGAATATTGTTTCTTCTACACAGGTGCCCTTCCATGTACGGCGCATTCTGGCAACGGCGCTGGATATACCAAAGTCCAAGGTGCGGGTTTTAAAACCGAGAATCGGCGGGGGGTTTGGCGCAAAACAGACTGTGGTGGCAGAAGTGTATCCGGCCCTGGTGACATGGAAGACAGGCAAGCCGGCTAAGATTATCTACACAAGAGAAGAGTCCTTTATTGCTTCTTCCCCACGCCATGAAATGGAAGTTCATGTACGTGTGGGCGCTGACAGTGAAGGGATTATTAAAGGAATCGATGTCTATACGCTGTCCAATACAGGGGCGTTCGGGGAACATGGCCCCACAACCGTGGGCCTGTCGGGGCATAAGTCTATTCCTCTGTATGGCAGGGCAGAGGCATTTAGGTTTGTATATGATGTTGTGTACACCAATGTAATGTCTGCCGGGGCATACCGGGGATATGGGGCAACCCAGGGAATCTTTGCAGTAGAGTCGGCTGTCAATGAACTGGCGGGAAAGCTGGGTATGGATCCTACAGTGCTCCGGGAGAAAAATATGGTAAGGGAAGGCCAGCAGATGCCCGCTTACTACGGAGAGACCGCTAATAGCTGTGCCCTGGACCGCTGCCTGAAACGCGCCAAAGAGATGATTGGCTGGGACAGTAAATATCCCCGGAGGGACATGGGGAATGGAAAAGTCAGGGGCATCGGCGTGGCCATGGCGATGCAGGGTTCCGGGATTTCGGCAGTGGATACTGCTTCCGTAAGCCTTAAAGTCAATGATGACGGATTTTACAGCCTTTTGATCGGAGCCACGGACATGGGAACAGGCTGTGATACGATTCTGGCCCAGATGGCTGCAGAATGCCTGGACTGTGAGATGGGGGATATTGTGGTGCATGGGGTCGATACAGATACCTCCCCTTATGATTGTGGCTCCTATGCTTCAAGTACCACCTATGTGACAGGGATGGCTGTGGTGAAAACCTGTGAGACATTGCGGGGGAAAATCTGTCAGGCAGGGGCCAGGTATCTGGGATGTGATACAGAGGATGTGGAGTTTGACGGAGACAAAGTGATTAACCTGAAAACAGGGGAATGTATTACAAGGGCAGATATTGGGAACCGGGCCATGTGCAATAATGAGGAGGCACTGTATGCCAGTGAGGCATTCACCTCCCCTATTTCCCCTCCTCCTTTTATGGCGGGAATTGCAGAGGTAGAGATAGATACAGAGACTGGAGGGATTGAACTGATAGATTATGCGGCAGCGGTTGACTGCGGGACTGTTGTAAATCCTAACCTGGCCAGAGTACAGACAGAAGGAGGGATTGCCCAGGGAATTGGCATGGCTCTCTATGAAGATATTGTGTACAGTAAAAAGGGAAAGAATTACAGCAATTCCTTTATGCAGTATAAAATTCCGAGCCGCCTGGATGTAGGCGCTATCCGGGTAGAATTTGAGAGCAGCTATGAACCGACAGGCCCCTTTGGAGCAAAATCTATAGGGGAGATTGTGATTAATACGCCCCCGCCTGCTATTACAAATGCAATCTGGAATGCAACAGGCGTCCAGATCCGTGAATTGCCTGCCACAGTAGAAAAAATATTCTGGGGCCTTAAAGGGAAATAG
- a CDS encoding GNAT family N-acetyltransferase — protein MQIRKSTLADLDTILKMYEDARSFMAVHGNPLQWGNSYPPKALVAQDIEEGNSYVCQDSGKIAATFYYREGRDDTYAKIYEGQWLDDSPYGAVHRITSNGALKGAASFCIAWALRQCGNLRIDTHRDNIVMQHLLDKNGFSYCGIIYVADGSQRLAYQKKLLQN, from the coding sequence ATGCAGATTAGAAAATCAACTCTGGCTGATCTGGACACGATTTTAAAAATGTACGAAGATGCCAGATCATTTATGGCAGTCCACGGCAATCCTTTACAGTGGGGTAATTCCTACCCTCCAAAAGCACTGGTGGCCCAGGATATTGAGGAAGGAAACAGCTATGTCTGCCAGGACAGCGGCAAGATTGCGGCAACTTTTTATTACAGAGAAGGCCGGGATGATACCTATGCAAAAATCTATGAAGGCCAATGGCTGGATGATTCCCCCTATGGAGCCGTACATAGAATCACCTCCAACGGCGCCCTAAAAGGAGCCGCCTCTTTCTGTATCGCCTGGGCACTCAGGCAATGCGGGAACTTAAGGATTGATACCCACAGAGATAATATAGTTATGCAGCACCTGCTGGATAAGAATGGATTTTCATATTGCGGGATTATTTATGTGGCAGACGGGAGCCAGCGGCTGGCCTATCAGAAGAAACTTTTGCAGAATTAA
- a CDS encoding L,D-transpeptidase family protein, with amino-acid sequence MRYKKSGELKGALEKQNAFLWPSMFGKENNITIKTGVDIDEVLLNQKIEALDCYKNEGKTDPENARPEFDGDRFVVRPEVLGTKVNQEQMKAKVKEKVQNLQADLDLEDEGCYQRPAFTSESSEVKAACDVMNQYCNANITYDMPPQKDVVDKSLISTWLSCDENMNVVFQEDMVRAYMAEFAAKYESLNKTRTLTTPAGKVAEVSGGTYGWAIDEATEAEALIASIKAGETVTKEPVYEQRAAVHGEQDWGTTYIEVDLSAQYMWYISEGNVMLETPVVTGKPYEHSTPAGVYDILLMSLDTTLVGNIVPETGKPEYRTPVSYWMQVTWGGVGFHDATWQPAFGGDLYWSIGSHGCINMPLDMAGSLYSMISADTPVVMHY; translated from the coding sequence ATGAGATATAAAAAGAGCGGGGAGCTAAAGGGGGCGCTGGAAAAGCAGAATGCTTTTTTGTGGCCGTCTATGTTCGGGAAGGAAAATAATATTACAATCAAGACAGGGGTCGACATAGATGAAGTGTTGCTGAATCAAAAGATAGAGGCTTTGGACTGTTACAAAAACGAAGGGAAAACAGATCCCGAAAATGCGAGGCCTGAATTTGACGGCGACAGGTTTGTGGTACGGCCGGAAGTACTTGGGACGAAAGTAAACCAGGAACAAATGAAGGCTAAAGTAAAAGAAAAGGTTCAAAATCTTCAGGCAGATTTGGATCTGGAAGACGAGGGGTGCTACCAGAGGCCTGCGTTCACTTCTGAGTCCAGTGAAGTAAAAGCGGCATGTGATGTGATGAACCAATATTGTAATGCTAATATCACATATGATATGCCCCCTCAGAAGGATGTGGTAGATAAGAGCCTGATCTCCACTTGGCTTTCTTGTGACGAAAACATGAATGTTGTATTTCAGGAGGATATGGTGCGTGCATATATGGCTGAATTTGCGGCAAAATATGAAAGCCTGAATAAAACAAGGACGTTGACAACCCCTGCGGGGAAAGTGGCGGAGGTGAGCGGCGGGACATATGGCTGGGCCATTGATGAAGCTACAGAGGCGGAAGCCCTGATTGCTTCCATAAAAGCCGGGGAAACTGTCACAAAGGAACCTGTATATGAGCAGAGAGCGGCTGTGCATGGAGAGCAGGACTGGGGGACTACGTATATTGAGGTGGATTTAAGTGCACAGTATATGTGGTATATTTCTGAGGGGAATGTGATGCTGGAGACTCCGGTTGTCACGGGGAAACCTTATGAACATTCTACTCCTGCCGGGGTTTATGATATTTTACTTATGTCACTGGATACAACTTTAGTGGGGAATATTGTGCCGGAAACAGGAAAGCCGGAATACAGGACGCCTGTGTCCTACTGGATGCAGGTGACCTGGGGAGGGGTAGGTTTCCACGATGCTACATGGCAGCCTGCGTTTGGGGGAGACCTGTATTGGAGTATTGGATCCCACGGCTGTATCAATATGCCTCTGGATATGGCAGGCTCCCTGTATAGTATGATTTCAGCCGATACCCCTGTTGTCATGCACTATTAG
- the pflB gene encoding formate C-acetyltransferase, which yields MAQYEQWEGFKGRLWKDDVNVRDFIQNNYTVYDGNESFLAEPSEATKKLWGRLKELQKEERAKGGVLDMETEVVSGLTAYGPGYIDEGMKDLEKVVGLQTDKPLKRAFMPYGGINMAEQACRTYGYEPSKELHDIFTKYHKTHNQGVFDIYTPEMKRARHNKIITGLPDTYGRGRIVGDYRRVALYGVDHLIEKKMEDFDETERHGMKGTDFRLREEVADQLKALHGMKEMAAVYGYDISKPAKDAAEAVQWLYFGYLAAIKTQNGAAMSVGRISTFLDIYIQRDMDRGILTEEQAQELIDHIVMKFRMVKFARIPSYNELFSGDPVWATLEVAGLGQDGRSMVTKNDFRFLHTLENMGPSPEPNLTVLYSSRLPETFKKYASHISITTSSIQYENDDVMRPVWGDDYSICCCVSATQTGKEIQFFGARANLAKCLLYAVNGGVDSRTGEQVGPAYKPVTSEYLDFDEVMDKYDKMMDWLSKLYVDTLNMIHYMHDKYYYEAAEMALIDTDVRRTFATGIAGFSHVVDSLSAIKYAKVKVIRDESGLAVDYETEGDFPRYGNDDDRADEIAVWLLKTFMGKLKKCHTYRNSEPTTSILTITSNVVYGKATGSLPDGRKAGEPLAPGANPSYGAEKNGLLASLNSVAKLPYEEALDGISNTQTINPGALGHDGQERIDNLTHVLDGYFDQGAHHLNVNVFGKEKLIDAMEHPEKEEYANFTIRVSGYAVKFIDLTREQQMDVISRTCHASM from the coding sequence ATGGCACAGTATGAACAATGGGAAGGTTTTAAAGGCAGGCTCTGGAAAGACGATGTAAATGTCCGGGACTTTATCCAGAATAATTATACAGTATATGACGGCAATGAAAGTTTCCTGGCAGAACCTTCTGAGGCTACAAAGAAATTGTGGGGGAGACTAAAAGAACTCCAGAAAGAGGAGCGGGCCAAAGGCGGAGTCCTGGATATGGAGACTGAGGTTGTATCCGGCCTGACTGCGTATGGCCCCGGTTATATTGACGAAGGGATGAAGGACCTGGAAAAGGTAGTGGGACTCCAGACAGATAAACCTTTGAAAAGAGCATTCATGCCATATGGCGGAATCAATATGGCGGAGCAGGCATGCAGGACTTACGGATATGAACCCAGCAAAGAACTGCACGATATTTTTACAAAATATCACAAGACCCATAACCAGGGAGTTTTTGATATTTATACACCTGAGATGAAGCGTGCGCGGCATAATAAGATTATTACAGGACTTCCAGATACTTACGGAAGAGGAAGGATTGTGGGAGATTACCGCCGTGTGGCACTTTATGGGGTGGACCATTTAATCGAAAAGAAGATGGAAGATTTCGATGAGACAGAACGTCATGGGATGAAAGGTACGGACTTTAGGCTCAGGGAAGAGGTGGCCGACCAGCTGAAAGCGCTCCATGGAATGAAGGAAATGGCAGCTGTTTATGGATATGATATCTCAAAACCAGCAAAAGATGCTGCAGAAGCAGTTCAATGGCTGTATTTTGGATACTTGGCGGCAATTAAAACACAGAATGGGGCTGCCATGAGTGTGGGCCGGATTTCTACTTTCCTGGATATTTACATCCAGAGAGATATGGATAGGGGTATCCTTACAGAGGAACAGGCACAGGAGTTGATTGACCATATTGTTATGAAGTTCAGGATGGTGAAATTTGCTAGAATACCTTCTTACAATGAACTTTTTTCAGGCGATCCCGTTTGGGCCACATTAGAGGTAGCTGGACTGGGACAGGATGGGCGGTCTATGGTGACAAAGAATGACTTCCGGTTCCTTCACACCCTTGAGAATATGGGGCCGTCTCCAGAACCGAACCTTACAGTTCTGTATTCCTCCCGCCTGCCAGAGACATTTAAGAAGTATGCCTCACATATTTCTATTACCACAAGTTCCATTCAGTATGAAAATGATGATGTCATGCGCCCGGTTTGGGGAGATGATTATTCTATCTGCTGCTGTGTGTCTGCTACCCAGACAGGTAAGGAAATCCAGTTCTTTGGGGCCCGGGCCAATTTAGCAAAATGCCTGCTGTATGCAGTCAATGGCGGTGTGGACAGCAGGACAGGAGAGCAGGTAGGGCCTGCTTATAAACCAGTTACTTCTGAATATCTGGACTTTGATGAGGTGATGGACAAATATGACAAGATGATGGATTGGCTGTCCAAATTATATGTAGATACGCTAAATATGATCCATTATATGCATGACAAGTATTACTATGAGGCTGCAGAGATGGCTCTCATCGACACAGATGTGAGAAGAACCTTTGCAACAGGGATCGCAGGATTTTCTCATGTAGTTGACTCACTGAGCGCTATAAAATATGCTAAGGTAAAAGTAATCCGCGATGAGAGTGGGCTTGCCGTGGACTATGAGACGGAAGGGGATTTCCCCAGATATGGCAATGACGATGACCGGGCCGACGAGATTGCAGTATGGCTTTTGAAAACATTTATGGGAAAATTAAAGAAATGCCATACTTATAGAAATTCTGAGCCTACAACATCTATCCTGACAATCACATCTAATGTAGTATATGGGAAAGCAACGGGATCGCTTCCAGATGGAAGAAAGGCAGGGGAGCCGCTGGCGCCAGGAGCGAATCCATCCTACGGCGCAGAAAAGAATGGTTTGCTGGCATCTTTGAATTCTGTTGCGAAGCTGCCCTATGAGGAGGCATTGGACGGTATTTCTAATACCCAGACAATTAATCCAGGAGCTCTGGGACATGATGGGCAGGAGCGTATTGATAATCTCACTCATGTGCTGGACGGCTATTTTGATCAGGGGGCCCATCATCTGAATGTGAACGTTTTTGGGAAAGAAAAGCTGATTGATGCAATGGAACACCCGGAGAAAGAGGAGTACGCAAACTTTACGATCCGTGTTTCTGGCTATGCAGTTAAGTTTATTGACCTTACCCGGGAGCAGCAGATGGATGTGATTTCCAGAACCTGCCATGCAAGTATGTAG
- the pflA gene encoding pyruvate formate-lyase-activating protein → MTEEKDRRGYIHSLESFGSVDGPGVRFLVFMGGCAMRCQFCHNPDTWNMKAGSLYTAEELLAQAKKYRAYWGAKGGITVSGGEPLLQIDFLTEFFALAKAEGIHTVLDTSGNPFTYEEPFWGKFQNLMKYTDLILLDIKHIDNEKHRELTGCRNTNILEMAKYLSDIKKPVWIRHVLVPGLSDKDEYLVRLSRFIQTLNNVEKVEVLPYHTLGAYKWKELGMEYPLEGVEPPTEERITNAERILGVRG, encoded by the coding sequence ATGACGGAGGAAAAAGATAGGAGAGGGTATATTCATTCTCTGGAAAGCTTTGGTTCTGTAGACGGCCCCGGAGTACGGTTTTTAGTTTTTATGGGCGGCTGTGCTATGAGGTGCCAGTTCTGCCATAATCCTGATACCTGGAATATGAAGGCCGGCTCTCTATATACGGCGGAAGAGCTGCTTGCCCAGGCGAAAAAATACCGGGCCTATTGGGGGGCAAAAGGAGGCATTACTGTAAGCGGAGGCGAGCCGCTTCTGCAGATAGATTTTTTGACAGAGTTTTTTGCTTTGGCCAAGGCCGAAGGAATCCATACAGTGTTGGACACAAGTGGAAATCCATTTACGTATGAGGAACCATTCTGGGGAAAGTTTCAGAACTTGATGAAATATACAGATTTAATACTTTTGGATATAAAGCATATTGATAACGAAAAACACCGGGAATTGACAGGGTGCCGTAATACAAATATTTTAGAGATGGCCAAATACCTGTCAGACATAAAGAAACCGGTATGGATAAGGCATGTGCTGGTTCCGGGTTTAAGTGACAAAGACGAATATCTGGTTAGGCTTAGCCGTTTTATCCAAACATTAAATAATGTTGAGAAAGTGGAAGTACTCCCATACCATACCCTTGGGGCATATAAATGGAAAGAACTGGGGATGGAGTATCCATTGGAGGGAGTAGAGCCGCCGACAGAAGAACGCATTACCAATGCAGAAAGAATTCTGGGGGTGCGGGGTTAA
- a CDS encoding FAD-dependent oxidoreductase, translating into MVRKSLWDMTASAREREPLAGDISVNTVVIGAGMAGILTAHMLEQAGVSCVVLEAGRIGGGQTGHTTAKITSQHGMIYDRLLQSVGSKMAGQYAGANQEAIERYRILAEKYGIDCQWQDCPACLYTTENTRALCREYEAARRLGLPVKYKESARLPFPVKGVLEFSGQACFHPLKFLYKIAEDLQVYEHTKVKHVKNKHVLTDKGTVKAQNIVFACHYPFVNVPGYYFMRMHQERSYVMAVKNAEALDGMYYGIDRDGLSFRNMGDYLLLGGGGGRTGQQPAESPYEYLGRMADLYWPGCEEAACWSAQDCMSLDGIPYIGRFSRIRPNWYVATGFGKWGMTGSMVSAMIISSYICGRECTYGDVFSPQRLNISASVGNFFENIGYAAAGFFRQAMWIPRDKIKPLHPGQGAVVGYKGRKYGVYKEPSGNVYMVPARCPHLGCLLKWNNAEKSWDCPCHGSRFDYRGRRLDEPSQEDIPCRVLKR; encoded by the coding sequence ATGGTGAGAAAATCCTTATGGGATATGACTGCTTCTGCCAGGGAAAGGGAACCTCTGGCGGGAGATATCAGTGTGAATACTGTGGTGATAGGGGCTGGAATGGCAGGAATCCTGACAGCCCATATGCTAGAGCAGGCGGGAGTGTCCTGTGTGGTACTGGAGGCAGGCAGAATCGGGGGAGGGCAGACGGGCCATACGACAGCAAAGATTACTTCCCAGCATGGCATGATTTATGACAGGCTGCTCCAAAGTGTAGGTAGTAAGATGGCAGGGCAGTATGCAGGGGCGAATCAGGAGGCCATAGAGAGATACAGAATTCTGGCTGAAAAGTATGGTATAGACTGCCAGTGGCAGGACTGCCCGGCCTGTCTGTACACAACAGAAAATACAAGGGCGCTTTGCAGGGAGTATGAGGCGGCCAGAAGGCTTGGACTGCCTGTAAAATATAAGGAGTCAGCCAGACTCCCCTTTCCGGTTAAGGGCGTGTTAGAGTTTAGCGGGCAGGCTTGTTTTCATCCTTTAAAATTTCTTTACAAGATTGCGGAGGATTTGCAGGTATATGAACATACAAAGGTAAAGCATGTGAAAAACAAACATGTGCTGACAGATAAAGGAACGGTCAAAGCACAGAATATAGTATTTGCATGCCATTATCCTTTTGTAAATGTGCCGGGTTACTACTTTATGAGGATGCACCAGGAGAGAAGCTATGTCATGGCTGTAAAAAATGCCGAGGCCCTGGACGGCATGTATTATGGGATAGATAGAGATGGACTTTCCTTTCGGAATATGGGGGACTACTTGCTGCTTGGAGGCGGAGGAGGCAGGACGGGACAGCAGCCTGCAGAAAGTCCTTATGAATATTTAGGGCGTATGGCCGATTTGTACTGGCCTGGATGTGAGGAAGCCGCCTGCTGGTCTGCGCAAGACTGTATGTCCCTGGATGGAATCCCTTATATTGGACGTTTCAGCCGTATACGGCCAAATTGGTATGTGGCAACTGGATTTGGGAAATGGGGCATGACAGGATCTATGGTTTCGGCTATGATCATCAGCAGTTATATTTGTGGCAGGGAATGCACCTATGGAGATGTATTTTCTCCCCAACGGCTTAATATTTCGGCCTCAGTAGGAAATTTCTTTGAAAATATAGGATATGCAGCTGCAGGATTTTTCAGGCAGGCAATGTGGATACCACGAGACAAAATCAAGCCATTGCATCCAGGGCAAGGTGCAGTGGTTGGATATAAGGGCAGAAAGTACGGAGTGTACAAAGAGCCATCGGGAAATGTTTATATGGTGCCGGCCAGGTGCCCACATTTAGGCTGCCTGCTTAAGTGGAACAATGCAGAGAAAAGCTGGGACTGCCCTTGCCATGGCTCCCGTTTCGATTACAGGGGCAGGCGGCTGGATGAACCCTCCCAGGAGGATATTCCATGCAGGGTACTGAAGCGGTAA
- a CDS encoding tocopherol cyclase family protein: MNKEYFHGIGKHYPYFEGWYLKHQSKGRTIAFIPAVHADARGRWTASIQVIEDHGAWNFEYPIEACKINRSHFYVNIGGNIFSEKGISVDLSGGKPISGSRHSQGARIRGKLRFGEFHGINGDIMGFFRFFPFLQCSHGILSMSHSLAGSLEINGEKAVFSGGYGYVESDWGESFPRTYLWSQCGFGAACQNSIMAAVADVPILGVPLKGCICAIHYRGREYRLATYRGGRILDYGKGVMTVRQDKYMLRICRTEEKGFALHAPHRGVMSRMIKENPACPVRYQLWENGKEIFDFISSQASFEQVI, translated from the coding sequence ATGAATAAAGAATATTTTCATGGCATAGGAAAGCACTACCCTTATTTTGAGGGCTGGTATTTAAAGCATCAGAGTAAAGGCAGGACAATCGCATTTATTCCCGCTGTACACGCAGATGCCCGGGGAAGGTGGACTGCCTCTATTCAGGTCATTGAGGATCATGGTGCATGGAATTTTGAGTATCCTATAGAGGCGTGCAAAATAAACAGAAGCCACTTTTATGTAAATATAGGGGGAAATATATTTTCGGAAAAAGGAATTTCTGTGGATCTGTCAGGCGGAAAGCCTATATCTGGAAGCAGACATTCCCAGGGAGCCAGGATTAGGGGAAAATTGCGTTTTGGGGAATTCCACGGAATCAATGGGGATATTATGGGATTTTTTAGATTTTTTCCCTTCCTTCAATGCAGCCATGGCATTTTAAGTATGTCCCACAGTCTGGCAGGCAGCCTGGAAATCAATGGGGAAAAAGCTGTATTTAGCGGAGGATATGGGTATGTCGAGTCAGACTGGGGAGAATCCTTTCCCCGGACATATTTATGGAGCCAGTGTGGGTTTGGGGCTGCCTGCCAAAATAGCATTATGGCGGCTGTGGCTGATGTCCCAATTCTTGGGGTTCCCCTAAAAGGGTGTATTTGTGCTATCCACTACAGAGGCCGGGAATACAGGCTGGCAACATACCGCGGCGGACGGATCCTAGATTACGGGAAAGGCGTCATGACGGTCAGGCAAGATAAATATATGCTTAGGATCTGCAGGACAGAGGAAAAGGGGTTTGCCCTTCATGCACCTCACAGAGGGGTGATGAGCCGGATGATTAAGGAGAATCCTGCCTGCCCAGTGCGGTACCAGCTTTGGGAAAACGGAAAAGAGATATTTGATTTTATCTCCAGCCAGGCATCCTTTGAGCAGGTAATTTAA